Proteins from a single region of Pyrus communis chromosome 6, drPyrComm1.1, whole genome shotgun sequence:
- the LOC137736675 gene encoding transcriptional regulator SUPERMAN-like, with amino-acid sequence MEKKGSGSNSLKDHAGIVTRAIRSSNTTYDEDDYNIDGFSWPPRSYTCSFCKREFRSAQALGGHMNVHRQDRARLKGSPPRDSQYTSTILNLNLNKVPNPNPNISSTSSASSPSSPSSWISPIRSTLPSLISPPAPPPVFLVPSSENMKWVVGGTLFNHPLNFKASDFGTTVKKNAKSFCGVGDRQCDGFIGEEHGCIRTVKAADHPHHPIVRLDLEIGMLGDSNKDDLDLELRLGYS; translated from the coding sequence ATGGAGAAAAAGGGTTCGGGGAGCAATAGCTTGAAAGATCATGCTGGTATTGTCACCAGAGCAATTAGGAGCAGCAATACTACCTATGACGAAGACGATTACAATATTGATGGGTTTTCATGGCCTCCAAGATCTTACACGTGTAGCTTCTGCAAAAGGGAATTTAGATCTGCTCAAGCTCTTGGCGGCCACATGAATGTTCACCGACAAGACCGAGCAAGGCTCAAAGGCTCACCCCCAAGAGACAGTCAATACACGAGTACTATTCTTAACCTTAACCTCAACAAAGtgccaaaccctaaccctaatatCTCATCAACATCATCAGCATCCTCACCATCCTCACCATCCTCCTGGATATCACCAATTAGGAGCACATTACCCTCTTTGATATCACCACCAGCTCCGCCACCTGTTTTTTTGGTGCCGTCTAGCGAAAATATGAAATGGGTTGTGGGAGGCACCCTGTTTAATCACCCTTTAAACTTCAAAGCCTCGGATTTTGGTACTACAGTAAAGAAGAACGCAAAATCTTTTTGTGGAGTAGGAGATCGTCAATGTGATGGTTTCATTGGAGAAGAACATGGGTGCATAAGGACTGTCAAGGCAGCTGATCATCCTCATCATCCGATTGTTAGGTTGGACTTGGAGATCGGTATGCTTGGTGACTCAAATAAGGACGACTTAGATTTGGAACTTCGATTGGGATACTCTTAG